ACTACAGTGATTTACCACCCAATGGGTCACATTATTCCAATAGATAAATCAGGCAACCCAATTCCAGGTGCTGAAACTCCAATCTTTAATAATGATCCTAATGATCCAACCAAAGGATCTACAACTAAGTCACCAATTATTCCTGGTTATCATCTTGAAACTCCTAGTGATTCAGCAATCACTCCTGATGAACCAGGTAAGGATCGTCCAGTAATTTATGTAGCTGATACTCAAGAATTGAAGGTTCAAGTCTTTGATCTAGATGGAGATACTCCTGATGAACCGCTTAAGACTGATAAAACAGGTGCAACTGTTGACTTTACAGGTGACTCCTTCACTAACTTCTCAAGTGATGTAGCAACTAACGTAGACTCATTGATTAAGTACTATACTGATCGTGGCTACCTAGTTAAAACTAAACCAAGCGATGAAGAATTATCTGGCAAGTTTGATGGAGATAAAACTCAAACACAGTATCTGAAATTACAACTAGTGCATGATAAAGCGACAGTTAGCGGTGAAGATGAAAATACTCCAGCACCTGATACTCCAATTAATGAGAATGATCCTGATAGTGTTAAGTATCCGTCTGACGTAAGTAAAGATAATTTAGTAATTTCCAGCCAAAATATTATTCATTATTATGATGAGACTGGTAATAAGCTACGTGATGATAAAGTTACTACTGACGATAGTACATTAACTAGGGAAGTAACTATTGATAAAGTTACAAGTGACGTAATTAGTACTGGTAAATGGACTGGTGGTAAGGAATATGAAAATGTTAATACACCGGTAGTTAATGGTTACTATACTGATAGAGTCAGTGCCGGTGCAAGTACCGTAACTCCCGCTGATGCCGATCCTAATAGTGGACGCGTACGTAATGGAGTAATTACTAATGAAACTACAGTGATTTACCACCCAATGGGTCACATTATTCCAATAGATAAATCAGGCAACCCAATTCCAGGTGCGGAAACACCAATCTTTAATAATGATCCTAATGATCCAACCAAAGGATCTACAACTAAGTCACCAATCATTCGTGGTTACCATCTCGAAACTCCTAGTGATTCAGCAATCACTCCTGATGAACCAGGTAAGGATCGTCCAGTAGTTTATGTAGCTGATACTCAAGAATTGATTCTAAAGGTCCATGATGAGGATACTCAAAGCTACTTAGGAGATCCGGTAATTTTTGATGGTTATACTGATCAAGAGGTTGGCAATTCTCCAGTAGATAAGCTTGAAGAATTAAAGAAGAAATATCTCGATCTTGGCTATGAAATTGTTGAGATCCCTCAATTGGATAAGAACTATGATGATACACCAAATGTAGGTGGAGAACCAGATAAAGAGCCACAAGTTTTTGTTCTTAAGGTTAAACATCGAATTGTACCAGTTACTCCTGATGATCCAAAGACACCTGATGATATCATTCCAGATAGTAATCAAAATTATCCAGGAGGATTAACTGAGACTGATCTTTCTAGAACTATCACTCGTACGATCGTTGTTAACTTCCCAAGTGGTACAAGTCAAGAAATCAAACAAGTGGTTACCTATACTAGAACGGCAACTGTTGATGCTGTAACTAAGGAAGTAAAATATTCAGCTTGGACAACTAAGAATAGCGATTGGCCTAAATATGTTGCTCCAGTTGTTCCAGGATATACTCCTGATAAGGATATGATCGAATTGACTTACGTTCCGGCTGATGGCAAGGATGTGACAGTTGAAATTAACTATACTGCTGATCCTGAGCCTGATGAACCGGCAACTCCAGTTAAGCCAGGCGAGCCTATTACTCCAGTTACGCCAACTAAGCCAACTACACCAACTAAGCCGGTTAAGCCTACTAAGCCAAGTAAGCCTAAAAAGCCAGCTAAGCAGACAAAGCCTGAAGTTGTGAAACCTGTTAAAGAAACAAAAGGCAAGCAACTTTATGGTAGTGCTCAAGCTAAAGTTGACAGTAAGGCTGCTCAGAATGTTGTAGACAAAAACAAAGCTAATGGAACTAACGATAAGAAGTTACCACAAACTAATGGTGAAAGTAATTGGCAGCTTTCACTTCTAGGTGTGGGTGTACTTGCACTTGCATTATTAGTTTTGAAGAAAAAGAGAGACGATGAATAATCGTTAACAAAAAGACTTACAATTAGTGGCTCTTTGACAAATCCTGTTGATAATGAGTAAATGAATAGAATCAAGCAACCATTAAAAGGCTGTTTGGTTCTTTTTCTTTGTACAGATTTTCTTCCAAACGAATTGTAAGTAAGCGTCAAATAACCGGGTATCTGTTTTAGCCTTCATTTTTCAGGTATTCTAATCTCATCAAATTAATGGAGGTTACGAATATGATCGAAAAACAACAACCCATTGTGTCACTTGGACATTCAACTAAGCCTAAAAAGGCTCGTCCACCACGTAATAATTTATTGCTTAATCTAAAAAAGGATGACTTAGAACTGAAGTTCTACAGTAGTTTAGATACTGAAATTATGAATAAGCTGCTTGAGAAAGTCTTATTATGATTAGGCTCAGTGATTTGGGTCAAGTCTACATCGTTTGCGGTAAGACGGATCTGCGTAAAGGCATTGATGGCCTAGCAACTTTAGTTAAAGAACAGTTTGAACTTGATCCTTTTAGTGGTAAAGTTTTCCTCTTTTGCGGCGGAAGCAAGGACCGCTTCAAAGCCCTTTATTGGGACGGACAAGGTTTTTGGCTGCTCTACAAAAGATTTGAAAATGGAAAATTGAACTGGCCCAGGAATCAAAATGAAGTTCAAGCTTTATCTTCTGAGCAGGTCGACTGGCTAATGAAGGGCTTCGCAATCAATCTAAAAATAAAGAACACGAAAGCGTGCGAATTCTACTAACACTTGACATCGCGCGCTTTTTTGATATTCTTTTAACTAATAAATTTAGGAGGAAGTTTATTAGTTAAAAGAAAATTTAGAAAAGACTATTGCTCAACAAGCAACTACAATTCAAAACTTAACTGATGAAATCAAGCTCCTCCGTGAACAAGTAGCTTACTTGACGCAGAAGCGTTATGGCAAATCTTCAGAATAAATGCCTTTAAATGGACAAACAAGTCTCTTTGATGAACCTGATGCTCAAGATGACGGAGAACGTCCCCGACGCCGCAGTTCAGACTATTACTTATAACAGAAAAACTCAGCGCAGGAAAAGAGCCGACCTGCTAGCTGCCCTTCCAGCTGAAGAAGTTCACCATGAATTAGGCGACAAGCATTGTCCTGATTGTCATTATGAACTGATTGAGATAGGCAAGCAGTCAGTTCGCCAAGAATTATTGTTTATCCCAGCTCAACTTAAAAGGTTAGACCATATCCAACATGCTTACAAATGTAAATATTGCAGTCAAAGAAATCTTAGCGACAAGATCATTAAAGCTGCAGTACCTAAAGCTCCCCTAAACCATGGTCTAGGTTCAGCTTCACTCATCGCTCATTCACTTTATCAAAAATATGAAATGAAGGTGCCGGACTATCGCCAAGAAAGCGACTGGAAGAAGATGGGACTAGAAGTTTCAAGACAGATGTTAAATTATTGGGATTTGAAAAGCAGTCAATACTACTTTAAACCAGTGTATGATCTGCTTAAGCAAAAGCTGTTAATGCGGCCAATTTTACATGCCGATGAAACTTATTATACAGTCTTAGAAAGTAAAACAATCAAGACTTACTATTGGGTCTTCCTTTCAGGCAAACATGATCAATACGGGATTACACTCTATCATCATGATCCTTCCCGGAGTGGCAAGGTTGCCTTAAACTTTTTAGGAAACTATCCCGGTTATTTGCACTGTGATATGTGGCAGGCTTATGAGCAATTGCCAAAAGCAACTTTAGTTGGCTGCTGGGCTCATGTTAGAAGAAAGTTTCACGAAGCCGTACCACAACAGGCTTCTGAAAAGTCCCTTGCCCAAAAAGGACTCAACTACTGCAATCGCATGTTTTACTTAGAACAAACCTGGGAGAATTTGAGCAAACAAGAACGTTACCAGCTAAGACAAGCAAAGCTCAAGCATCAAGCTACTTTTGAGCATGTCTTGCTTGATGGCAATTTAGAATTATCTAACAATAAGGCCGAACGC
This is a stretch of genomic DNA from Lactobacillus crispatus. It encodes these proteins:
- a CDS encoding mucin-binding protein, translating into MPPTVGKKVPGTDAEFPPNEWSEANATSTSTRTIHYVYDDNTFVNGVNVSGQAVPGLNDIIQKVNFAQSAKINLVTGDVSYQGDWNAISSTTTNQQGEKVANQENGNYAEVISPSSKTGYPELKGYTAHQEVVNASQATHGVDIGQVLVKYTANDSLVQIEYVDQDTGLALKVDTKNGKSGETFDYSTTDTIADYEKSGYELVHDGFTENDGNLNNKTFDSYDDVPDNHRPETINQKWKVTLKHKKITVTNDDPKDPDGKITTDKGYDHNYPTGVSETDLNNTVRRNISFIYTDKPEGRNQAFPTETQEVAYKRQATIDLVKLANGDSDAVSYSNWEPKEAGKESFDSYQVKPIKGYVANYELVPSADVHKDQDGKAENGQDVVVKYSPVGKIIPIDKDRNEIPNAPTPEYNNDPTDPTKTTTTDVPEIPGYHAEVPNVTPDNPLEDTKVVYVKNTQVIDLVYVDTKTNTTLTTQNDVAHGDSGSTIPTSVTDTLNSTIQSYLDKGYVIDPDKVSGTVPDTFDFSDQAANGADKEHQVVTIYLTHGTVTVTGNDPKTPGKPINPEDPNGSKYPSEAGKDNLVISSQNIIHYYDEAGNKIHDDKVTTDDSTLTRTVTIDKVTGDVINPGKWTGGKEYGNVNTPVVNGYYVDKASASAGASTVTPADADPNSGRVHNGVITNETTVIYHPMGHIIPIDKSGNPIPGAETPIFNNDPNDPTKGSTTKSPIIPGYHLETPSDSAITPDEPGKDRPVIYVADTQELKVQVFDLDGDTPDEPLKTDKTGATVDFTGDSFTNFSSDVATNVDSLIKYYTDRGYLVKTKPSDEELSGKFDGDKTQTQYLKLQLVHDKATVSGEDENTPAPDTPINENDPDSVKYPSDVSKDNLVISSQNIIHYYDETGNKLRDDKVTTDDSTLTREVTIDKVTSDVISTGKWTGGKEYENVNTPVVNGYYTDRVSAGASTVTPADADPNSGRVRNGVITNETTVIYHPMGHIIPIDKSGNPIPGAETPIFNNDPNDPTKGSTTKSPIIRGYHLETPSDSAITPDEPGKDRPVVYVADTQELILKVHDEDTQSYLGDPVIFDGYTDQEVGNSPVDKLEELKKKYLDLGYEIVEIPQLDKNYDDTPNVGGEPDKEPQVFVLKVKHRIVPVTPDDPKTPDDIIPDSNQNYPGGLTETDLSRTITRTIVVNFPSGTSQEIKQVVTYTRTATVDAVTKEVKYSAWTTKNSDWPKYVAPVVPGYTPDKDMIELTYVPADGKDVTVEINYTADPEPDEPATPVKPGEPITPVTPTKPTTPTKPVKPTKPSKPKKPAKQTKPEVVKPVKETKGKQLYGSAQAKVDSKAAQNVVDKNKANGTNDKKLPQTNGESNWQLSLLGVGVLALALLVLKKKRDDE
- the tnpB gene encoding IS66 family insertion sequence element accessory protein TnpB (TnpB, as the term is used for proteins encoded by IS66 family insertion elements, is considered an accessory protein, since TnpC, encoded by a neighboring gene, is a DDE family transposase.), giving the protein MIRLSDLGQVYIVCGKTDLRKGIDGLATLVKEQFELDPFSGKVFLFCGGSKDRFKALYWDGQGFWLLYKRFENGKLNWPRNQNEVQALSSEQVDWLMKGFAINLKIKNTKACEFY
- the tnpC gene encoding IS66 family transposase encodes the protein MTENVPDAAVQTITYNRKTQRRKRADLLAALPAEEVHHELGDKHCPDCHYELIEIGKQSVRQELLFIPAQLKRLDHIQHAYKCKYCSQRNLSDKIIKAAVPKAPLNHGLGSASLIAHSLYQKYEMKVPDYRQESDWKKMGLEVSRQMLNYWDLKSSQYYFKPVYDLLKQKLLMRPILHADETYYTVLESKTIKTYYWVFLSGKHDQYGITLYHHDPSRSGKVALNFLGNYPGYLHCDMWQAYEQLPKATLVGCWAHVRRKFHEAVPQQASEKSLAQKGLNYCNRMFYLEQTWENLSKQERYQLRQAKLKHQATFEHVLLDGNLELSNNKAERAVKSLVMGRKNWLFSQSFEGATASGFILSLIETAKRNGLDPEKYLNYLLQKLPNEEILDSEPLEAYLPWQEKIQVNCK